CCGGTGAGATTCGGAGCGCCGATGATGTGGAACGGGTGCCAGCCGTAGATGGCAACGCCGGCGAGCAGGCCGGCCGTCAGCACACACAGGGTGGCGATCGCGGTCACAACGGCCAGCGCTCCGACCTTGGCCGCCAGCAGGCGTGCTCGGCTCACGGGCGCGACGTACAGGTAGCGCAGGGTTCCCCACTCCCGGTCGGACGAGGCGATCGCGGCGGCCGGCAGAGCCACCATGATCGGCAGGAGCAGCGGTTCGATGAACGCCAAGCTCGCCATGGCATGGTTGAGCGCTGAGTAGGGGGAGGCGCCGAACAGGCCGGTCTGACGGCCGTTGCGATGCCCCGCCTCGGATGCGTACGAAAAGCCGGACAGCACGGGGACGGCGGCCAGACAGGCGAGCACGACGAGCGTACGGATCCGCAGTAGCTGGGTGGTCAGTTCAACGCGCAGCATGCTCGCCGGCTCCTTCGGTCATGGTCAGGAACGCCTCTTCCAGGGACTTGCTCTCCTGCTGCACGGACGTGACGCCGATGCCTTCCGTGACCAGCGCGCGTACCAGGTCGCGGGAGAGCACACCCGGGGCGTTGACGACGATCTCGTCCCGCTGCGTCGTGGCCGACGCGACGCCGGGCAGTGCGCGCAGCACGGCGGCCCCCTTCTCGGTGTCGTCCACCTGGAGGCGGTAGGTGCCGGCGGCGCCGAGCAGTTCGTCCATCGGTCCCGCGGCGATCAGCCGGCCGTGGTTCATCACGACGACGTGGGTCGCCAGTTGCTGCACCTCGGCGAGCTGATGGCTGGAGACGAGCACGGCGGCCCCTCGTCGGGCCAGCTCCCCCAGGTACTCGCGCAGGGCCCGGACCTCGCCGGGGTCCAGTCCGTTGGCCGGCTCGTCCAGGATCAGCACGTCCGGCTGCCGCATCAGGGCCTGGGCCAGCATCAGCCGCTGCTTCATCCCCATCGAATAGCCCTTGACCTTGCGGTCGAGCGCATCGCCGAGCCCGGCGAGGTCCAGGGCGTCGTCCAGAGCGGGGGGCGGCCATGCCCGTCGTGTCGCCGACCACAGGAGCCGCAGGTTGGCCCGGCCGGTGAGGTGCGGCACGAACGCCGGGCCGTCGATGAGCACGCCGACGCGACGCAGCACGTCCGCGCCCAGGCCGACCGGCTCGCCCAGGATGCCCGCGCTGCCGGTGTCCGGGGACGACAGGCCGACCAGCATCCGCATCGTGGAGGTCTTGCCCGCCCCGTTCGGGCCGAGCAGCGCGCAGATCTGGCCGGCTCCCACGGTGAAGCTGAGCCCGCCGACGGCCTGCCTACGCCCGTACCGTTTGGACAGCTCGCGGGCGCAGATCGCAGGTGTTGTCTGTGCCTGCGGTGTGGACGGTTCCATCGTCACGCCTTTCACCGGTGCTTGTCCGGTCGTCGGAGGTGGGTGGCGGCCGCGCCGAAGCGGCGGCGCGAGCCGGAGGAGTCGTACGGGAGGCAGGCGAGCAGGAGCGCGGCCGTGACCAGAGAGGTGGCCAGACCCGCGCCGAGTGTGAGGGCGGCCAAAGCCGGTACGGACGTCAGCGATCCCGTCCCGAACACCGGCCACAGGGCGTCGCGGAACGCCGTCGCCGCGCTGATCGCGACGCATCCGGCGACGACCGATACCTCGGCGATACGGCGGGGCCGGGTACGCGCCGGCCGGGCGATGAATCCCGCGACCGCGTTGCTGATCACGCAGAAGGCGAGGTGGGACGTCGCCACGACGATCAGAAACCAGGCGATGAGCAGCGGGTCCGTCCAGCGTTCGCCGACGGCCTGTGCGCCGGTGATGGCCGCCGCGGCCAGCGTGCTCAGCGCGACGAACACCGTCATCGCCCGGCGGCGCACCCGGTCCGCGGCGTCCGGACCGACCCAGCGCCGCAGTGCGGGAATCCGCCCACAGACGAAGACGGCGTCGCCGAGCCAGTCATGCCGCCATGGGCCGGCCGAGCCGTGCCCTCGGTGCCCTAGGACGAGCAACACCGCAACCGCCACGGTGAGTACGGAGTTGACGACGAGCCCGCTGATCAGCACCGATGCCCATGTTCCCGAGGATGAGGCAGGTGTCCTGGCGCTGACCGCGACCCACTCGAATACGACCGTGACCCCGATCAGCGTGACCATCGCCCCCGCCGCACGCAGCGTCTGCCGCACCCGGTCGGCACCCCCGGGCGCCCGCCACACGAGCAGCCGTAGTGCGATCACCAGGGCGAGCATCGGCACCGCGAACTGAGCCAGGGACTCCACCACGTCGTACGGGTCGTCCTGCCACGGGCTGGCGGCCCTGACCGTCTTGTCCTGGGTCTCCAGCACCGTCAACGCCTCGAACACACCGGCCGCGCCGAGGCTCGCCCACACCACGGCCGAGGAAGCCCGGCCGTTCTCCCTCACGTGTTCCATGGACCGCCATAGTACGCGTCTCGTACTACGTGACAAGTAGTATCGCGGCTCGTAGTATGTGGATCGGAGGGAAGGAGGCTCATGCACAGCAACGACGCCCAGATGCTCGTGCTCACCGTCCTCGCGGACAGGCCGCTGCACGGATACGCCATCAACACCGCGATCGAAGAACTCACCGGCCGCAGACTCGGCCCCGGCAGCCTCTACGGCGCGCTGTCCCGCCTGGAGGGGCGCGGGCTGATCCAGCCCGCGGACGAGGCGGCCGAAACCCAGGAACGCCACCGCACCATGCGGATCACCGACGCCGGCCGCGACCAACTGCGCGCCGAACTCCAGCAGATGGCCCGGATCTCCGCCGCCGGCCTGCGCGCGCTCGGGGTCAACCCGGCATGAACGCGGCCACGCTCCTGACCCGGCTCTACCCGCCGGCCGTGCGCGAGCGATGGGGCGAGGACATCCGTCACGAGGTGTCCGCCTCAGGAATCCGGTCCTGGCCCGACACCCTCGCGGGGGCCGCGCGCCTCTGGCTGCACCCCGGCGACTGGCCCGAGACGTTCACCGGGCAGACCCGCCGTGTGGTGACCGTCGCCCTCTTCGCGCTCACCGCGGCCACCGGACTGCTGCTGCGCTCGGCCGAACCCTCCACCACCCTCACGGCCGACGTCCACCACCCCGCCACCAGCCTCTGGCTCGCCCCGCTCCTGCTCGGCATCGGCCTCGCCGCACCGCTTCCCCCACTGAGCGGCGCAGCGCTCCGCGGCCTGACCGCCGCGGCGGTCCGCACCCTGGCCGCTCCGACCGCCGCGGTCGTCGCCCTGTGCCTGACGGCATGGAGCGGCACGGCCGAACACCTCACCGGCTTCGCCGACACAGCCGCGGTCACCTCCTACTGGCTCACGCTCGGATTCGTCGCACTCCGCCTGTGCGTCCTCGTCGCCCGCATCGCCCGAACCGCCGCCCTGCCGACCACGCGCCGGCTGTCCACGGCCCTGCTGCACATCGGGACCGCACTGACCCTCGCCGCGGGCCAGAACCTCCTCGCCATGGTCCGGACCGCTCCTCATCCAGGGTCCCTGGCCGAGAGCACGGCACTGGGGCTCCTGGCCGCCACGGCCATCAGCACCGGCCACGACCTACGGCAGAAGAGGGCGTAGGCCCCAGCCGTGGAGTGCGATCAGCGCTCCGCGACCGCCGAGCGCCGGTACGGCTCAACCGTTCCCGATCCCTGACCCAGGAGTTGCCGATGACCGTCGTGTCCCCGAAGGTCGTTGTCGTCGTGCCGACCTACAACGAGCGGGACAACCTGCCCGTCCTGGCCGGCCTGCTCGCGGACCTGCCCGTGCCGAACCTGCACCTGCTCGTGGTCGACGACAACTCACCCGACGGCACCGGCGCGGTCGCCGACAAACTCGCCGCCGAGTCACCGGACGCCGTCGGCGTGCTGCACCGCACCGCCAAAGACGGGCTCGGCCGCGCCTACCTCGCCGGGATGACCCGTGCACTGGACGAGGGGGCCGACGTCGTGGTCCAGATGGACGCCGACCTCTCGCATCCGGCCTCGGCGATCCCGGCCATGGTCGACACCCTGCTGACGAGGGACGCCGCCGTGGTACTCGGGTCCCGCTACGTGGCGGGCGGCTCGACCGCCACCGACTGGCCCTGGCACCGCAAGGCCCTGTCCGCCTGGGCCAACCTCTACGTCAACGCGATCCTGCGACTGCATGTGAAGGACGCCACCGCCGGATTCAAGGCATGGCGGGCCGGGACGCTGCGAGCGATCGACCTGCCGTCGATCCGCAGCAACGGCTACTCCTTCCAGGTCGAGATGAACTTCCGCACCGTCAGACAGGGGCTGACCATCCTCGAAGTGCCCATCCGCTTCGAAGAACGCGTGCAAGGGACATCGAAGATGAGCCTGGGCGTGCAGCTCGAATCCGCACTCACTCCGTGGAAGCTCCGTTTCGGCGGCATCTCGAACTGAGCATGGGGGAGACCCCGGTGTCAGGCCTTGTCGCTCAGGCGGATTCCCGCGGCGGCGGTGTCGAAGACCGGGCGGTACGTGTGCCATTGCGTGTCCGGCGCGGAGAGGTAGACCGTGTACTGGGTGCCGTCGGCGCCGGCGAAAGCCAACTCCGCCGCCCGGTACTTGCGTGCCCTGCCGTCGAAGGTGAACTCCCAGTACCCGGCAGGTCGCCCCCGGAAGGTCGTCGCGTCCATCCGCACCCGTTCGTAGCCGGGATTGTCGCGACGGGTCTGGGCCTCTTCGTCGTCACGCCAGTGCCGCAGCGGATCGGTGCCCGCGAACCGGACGACGTTGACTCTGAGGCCCACCAGGCCGGACGGGTCTATGTAGGCGACTTCACCGCCCGGCATCGCCTTGCTCTTCCAGCCGTCGCGCACGGGCACGGAGAAGCCGTAGCCGCTGTCCTCCTTGGCGAGGTGGTATCCGGCGGGCAGCGGGGGCAGGGTGGGGCCGGTACTCGGGGCGGGGGTGGAGGCACCGGCCCCGGGGGTGTGGGTGCCCGCGCCCTTGAGCCACCACAGTGCGCCGCCCGCCACGCAGGCGGCCAGTGCCACCGCCACGAGCGACCGCAGCACCGCGCGGCGGCGCCTGCCGTCGCCCTTCCGTCCGGCAGGCACGAGGTCGCCGGAGTGGTCCGACCGCGTGGGCTGATCGACGGGAGCGGTTCGGGTGCCGGTGACATCGGCCAGGCGGCGTTCGACCTCGTGTACGTCCATGCGCTGGTCCGGCTCCTTGACGAGCAGGCCCTCGATCACCGGGGCCAGGTCCCCGGCGCTGCGCAGGGGCTCGTACGGTTCGGTTGCGATGGCGTACGCGATCTCGATCGGCGTGTCGCGGCAGAACGGGTGCCGTCCCTCGACCGCCTGGTACAGCGTTGCCCCCAGGGCCCACAGATCACCGGCGGGCCCGGGCCCGGCGTTGCCGCTTCTGAGGCGTTCGGGCGCCAGATAGCGGATGGAGCCGATCAGCTCACCGGACTTGGTCAGTGACGACGTTCCCGACTCCATCGCGATCCCGAAGTCGGTGAGGACGATCCGTCCGTCCTTGCCGAGCAGGACGTTGGCGGGTTTGACGTCCCGGTGCAGGACCCCGGCGTCGTGGGCGGCGCGCAGGGCGGCGGCCATGGCACGGCCGATCCGGGCGGCTTCCTCGGGCGGCAGCGCACCGTCACGCTTCAGGACGTCACTCAGGGTGAGTGAGGGGATGTACTCCATGACGATGCACGGCAGACCCTCGTCATCGACGACGTCGTGCACCACGATCACGTTGGGGTGGGTGATCCGGGCGGCGCTGCGGGCTTCCCGCCGGCTGCGCTCGTGGAGCTTGTGGACCTCGTCGTCGTGCAGGTGCGGCGGGATGCGCAGCTTCTTCACGGCCACGTGGCGACCGAGCAGCTTGTCCTCCGCACGCCACACGGTGCCCATGCCTCCGCTGCCCACCCGCTCCACCAGCAGGTACCGGCCGGCGACGAGCCGCCCAAGATCGGACACCGCGTCGTCTCCTTCTGTACTTCCCATTCGCGAATGGACAGGCCGGCAAGGATGGCACGATAACTCATATGACTCATTGACCACGGCCGACGCGGGGCGCGCGGGCGGGGCTCCGGTGGGCAGGGCCGCTGAGGCCCGCGGCCCGCACAGGTCGCCACGTCGGGCCGTCGCCGGATCGGCCCTGGTTCCGCTTGACCGCCTTCCCGTTGGGTCCCGGCTCCACTGGGTCTATCGTCTGAGTTCCGGGGTCGGTACGAGGAGGACGGCCGGTGATGCCGCAGGACGAGGCCGTGGTCGGGTGTACGGGCAAGGTGCTCATCGGGACGCGGGGAGCCGCGGGGCCCGGTGAGGTCCTGGTGCGGGTCAGAGGCGGGTCCGAGACCTTCCTGGCCTGGTCCGAGGATCCCCTGCCCGCGGGCGCTACGGTCCTCGTGATCGAATCACGGGGATGCCGCGAAGTCGGCGTCATCGAGTGGGTGGATCCATTGGACGCGCTCGGCGCAGACGCCGCCGGCGCAGGCTGAGGAGTTGAGCATGTTCGGATACCGCGTTCCCGCTCCCGACGAGGCGATGTTGATCTCGGGGGGCCGGCGGGGACTGGGGGGCGCGCCGTTCCGAGTGGTGACGGGGCACGGCAAGTTCGTGCTCCCGGTCTTTCGCAAGGTCCGCTTCCTCACCCTGTCGATGTGTGAGGCCGAGGTCACCGAGACCTGCGTGACCAAGCAGGGCATCTCCCTGCACGTCCGCGCGGTCATCGCCTTCAAGGTCGGCAACGACCACGAGAGCATCATCAACGCCGGTCAGCGCTTCCTCTCCGACCAGGAGCAGATGTCGGTGCTCACCGGCCGGATCTTCGCCGGCCACCTGCGGGCCATCATCGGCTCGATGACGGTGGAGGAGATCGTCACCGAGCGGCAGAAGCTCGCCGCCGAGGTGCTGGACACCTCGAAGACGGAGATGGCGAAGATCGGCCTGATCGTCGACTCGCTGCAGATCCAGTCGATCGACGACGGCGACACCGGCTACATCGACGCCATGTCCGCCCCGCACAAGGCGGCCATCCAGCGGCAGGCCCAGATCGCCCAGGCCCAGGCCACCCAGGCGGCGGTCGAGGCGGAGCAGGCGGCGGCACGCAAGCAGGCCGAGTACGCCCGGCAGACCGCCGTCGTCAAGGCCGAGTACTCGGCCGAGGTGGACCGCGCCCAGGCGCAGGCCGCGCAGGCCGGTCCGCTGGCGCAGGCCCACGCCCAGCAGGAGGTGCTGGCCGCCCAGACGGAGCTGGCCGAGCGGCAGGCCAGGCTGCGTCAGCAGCAACTGGTGGCCGAGGTCGTGAAGCCCGCCGAGGCCGAGGCCGAGCGGGTCCGGATCCTCGCCGCCGCCGAGGCCCAGCGGATGAAGATCCAGGCGGAGGCGGCGGCCTCCTACGACCGGGTCGCGCTCGACCGGATGCTGATCGACCAGCTCCCGCAGATCGTGAAGGAGGCCGCCGGCGGCCTGTCCGGCGCCAACGTCAACGTCCTGAACGGCGCGGACGGCCTCGGCGAGATCGCCGCCGGCCTCGTCTCCCAGGGCCTCACGATCCTCGACTCCGTCCGGCAGAACCTGGGCGGCCAGGACAAGGACGGCCAGGGCAACCAGGGCAACAAGGGTGACGTCAACGGTCTGCTCCAGCTGCGCTCGGGCCAGTCGGGCAAGGAGCGGAGGCCGGACGACGGGCCGGTGGACGTCGACTAGGCGCTCCGCGGGTTCAGCGGAGGGCGCCTCGGAAGGCCCCTTCGGGGCGCTGGTTCCCTTCGGGGCGCTGGTGTACGACCGTGATGTGCCGGTCCCGCCCCGGACACTCCAGCTCGTCCAGCACGGCTACGGCCAAGTCCTCGGCGCTGATCCAGGACCGGCCGGCGGCATCCGTCAGCAAGGTGTCGGTGCCGCGCCGGTAGCGGCCGGTGCGGTCGCCGGGTTCCAGTACGGCGGGCGGGCTCAGGTAGACCCAGTCGGCGTCGGTGCGGGCCTGGCAGGCGCGCAGCTGGGCGACGCCCGCGAGCGCCACGGCGCGGTACTCGTCGGGCACATGGACGGGGTTCTCGGCGACCGGCAGCTCCCGGTCGCCGGGACTGCGCAGGGCACCCGCGCCGCCGACCACGAGGACGCGGATGCCGAGCCGTGCGGCGGCGTCCAGCACCGTGCGGGTGGCGCCGACCAGGAACTCCTGGTCGGCGGGGAAGGTCCGTACGGTCAGGACGACGGCGTCCGCGGCCGAGCCGGACAGGGTCTCCCGTACGGCGGCCGGGTCGGCGGCGTCGAGCGCGACCGGCGTCACCCCCGGGTTCTCACTCGCCGGCGGCTTCCGGGACAGGGCCAGCACCCGGTGCCCCCGCGCGCTCGCCTCGCCGACCACCCGGCCGCCGACCATCCCGGTGGCCCCGAGCACGGCGATCGTCATGCGCTGCGTCATCGAACGTCTCCTCCTTCGTCAAGGTCTTCTTCTTCCGTGCCGTGGGACCGAGTTGCGCGGCCACCAGCGCGGTCAGGGCCAGGGCGAAGCCCAGGGTCTGCGGCAGGCTCAGCGACTCGCCCAGTGCGATGCCGATGACGGTCGCGACCAGCGGGGACAGCAGCACCAGGGGTGCGGACGCGGCGACCGGCAGCCTGCCGATCCCGCGGAACCACAGCGTGTACGCGATCAGCCCGGCCATGCTGCCGAGCCACAGATAGCCGCAGGCGGCGCCCGCGCCGATCCGCGGCGGCACGCCCTCGGCCGCCGCCGTCAGCGGCAGCAACAGCAGCCCGCCGGCGGTCAGTTGCCAGCCGGTCAGGGCCAGCGGGCCGACGCCCGCGGGACGGCCCCAGCGCTTGGTGAGGACGACCCCGGCGGCCATCGTGGCCGCATGACCGAGGCCGGCGAGCACGCCGACGGTGTCCAGCCGGGCCCGCGGTCCGAGGACGACCAGGCCGACCCCGAGCACGCCGAGCGCGCCCCACGTCAGCCGCCAGAGCGTGGGCCGGTCGTGCAGCACCAGCAAGCCCAGCCCGGCGGCCAGCAGCGGCTGGGCGGCGCCGAGGGTGGCGGCGACGCCGCCGGGCAGCCGCTGCGCGGCCACGAACAGCAGGGGCATGGCGCCGATGTTGAGGACGCCGAGGACCGCGGCCTTCCACCACCACTCCCCGCGCGGCAGCACCCGGGTGACCGCCAGTGCGAGCAACCCGGCGGGCAGGGCGCGCATCAGGCCCGCGAACATCGGGTGTCCGGGCGGGAGCAGCCGTGTGGTGACCACGTAGGTGGTCCCCCAGGAGGCCGGAGCGAGCGCGGTCAGCAGGACGGTCGCAGCCCGTGCCTTGGAGCGATTCATGCGGGAAGTCTCGGCCGGGCGAAGTCATGATGCCAAAGCATGGTTGTCATCGCAGCGATGAACGAGAACGATGGATCCGTGGACCTTCAGCAGCTGCGCTACGTCGTCGCCGTCGCCGACACCCTGAACTTCACCCGTGCCGCGGAGCGCTGTCAGGTGGTGCAGTCCGCGCTGAGTCACCGGATCGCCGCGCTGGAGCGGGAGTTGGGGGTGCGGCTGTTCGCCCGGTCCAGCCGCCGGGTCGAACTGACCGGTGCCGGTGCGGCGTTCCTCGCCGGGGCGCGGGAGTGCCTCGCCGCGGCCGACCGTGCGGTGGCCGACGCCGCCGCCGCGACCGGTGTCGTACGCGGGCGGCTCGCCGTCGGCGTGATCGTGACGACGGCCGCCGTCGACGTGCCCGAACTGCTGCAGCGCTACCGCGCCCGGCACCCGGAGGTCCGGGTGCTCCTGCGGTCCGGGCGCAGTGACGAGCTGGCGGCGGCGATCCGTGCAGGGGAGCTGGACATCGCCTTCCTCGGGCTGCCGGAGGGTGAGCGGCCGGCCGGTCTGGAGACGGTCGTACTCGATCACGACGAGCATGTGCTGGTGGTGCCGGCCGGGCACCGGCTGGCGGGCGCCTGTCGGGTCACGCTGGCGGAGATCGCCGGGGAGACGTTCGTGGACTTCGTGGCGGGTACGCCCGCCCGCGCCCAGTCCGACCGGGCGTTCGCCGCCGCGGGTCTGGCGCGGGAGGTCGCGTACGAGGCCGGTGTGGTGGAGCTGATCACCCGGCTGATCACGCGTGGGCTGGGCATCGCGCTGCTGCCGTCGGCGTTCATCCGGCCGCTCGCCGCCGGCGACCCCGGGCTGGCCCTGGTCCCGGTGGTGGACGGGCCGCGCCGTCTGGAGTATCTGGCGTGGAGCCGGTTCAACCCGAGCCCGGCCACCCGGGCGATGCTCGACGTCCTCGGGGTCAGACAGCCCTCGGCGCGGTCCTGACGCCGGCGGTACCGGCCGGCAGGCGCAGGGCCGCGTCGGACGGGGAGCCGGGTGCGGCCGTAGCGGCGACTCGGTCCAGCCGGAGCGGCGAATCCGGGCAGCCTCCGGCACGACCCGGCCCGGCCGGCCTCCCAAGGGGCCCTCAGTCCAGCTGGAGTCGGTCCGCCAGGCCCGCCTCCTTGAATGCCGTCACGACGTCCTCGCGGGTCTCGGTGAAGTGGGCCCAGCTGTCGCAGTGGGCCGGGATCACCCGGCGGGCGGCGAGGAGGCGGGCGGCGGTGGCCGTGCCCTCGCCGTCGAGGACGAGGAGGGCGTCGTCGAGGACGGGCATCCGGGGCGCGCCGGCGAAGAGGACGGCGGTGTCGACGGGGGCGTACCGGTCGGCGATCTCCTGGACCAGTTCCAGGGAGGCGTTGTCGCCGCTGACGTACACGCTGGGCAGGTCGGCGGAGGTCAGCAGGAAGCCGGTGACCTCGCCGACGAGCGACTCGGAGCCCTTGGGGCCGTGCAGGGCCGGGGCCGCGGTGACGGTGACCGTGCCGCCGTCGGGGCGGGGCAGGTCGAGGGACTGCCAGGGGGTGAGGGGCTCGGTGGTGCCGCCGAGCCGGTCGGCCGCCGCGGGGGTGGTCAAGGTGCGCGGGGTCGCCGCGAGCAGGGCCCGGCCGGAGTGGTCGAGGTTGTCGGCGTGCTGGTCGTGCGAGAGCAGGACGACGTCCACCGGGCCGAGTTCGGCGGCGCTCGTGCGGGGCGGGGCGGTCTTGGTCAGGGTGCGGCCGCTGGGCGAGGGATAGTCGCCGGGGTCGTCGAAGGTGGGGTCGGTGAGGAAGCGGAGCCCGCCGTACTCGATGAGGACGGTGGGGCCGCCCAGGACGCGGACCGGTATGCGCTCTTCGGACTCGACGGCATGGGCGGGCGTTGCGGACATACGGGCTCACCTCACGGATAGAAGGAGTTCATCCGTGAGAGACACTAGGCCTTTCTCACGGATGCACGCAAGGCGTACCATGAGACTCGTGACAGAGAGCGTGCGTGTGACCGGCCGAGGCGCCCCGTATCCCCCGGCTCCCGGCGCGGAGCAGTACCCCGCCCTGGACCTCGCCAACAGCGCTGTCGCCCTGCCCGGCGGACAGCACATCGACCTGCTCGGCACGCCCGCCGCGGCCCAGGACTGGCTCGTGCAGCACGGTCTCGCCCCCGCCGACGCCGACCTGCGCGAAACCTGCGCGAGGCGGCTGCGCTCCCTGCGCGAACAGATCCGCGCGCTGCTCGCCGCCCGGGTCGGGGCCCTGCCCGTCCCCGCCGACGCCCTGGCCGCGGTGAACGACGCGCTCACCCGCGCCCCCGCCGCCTCACTGCTGCACTGGTCCCCCGACCGCGGCCTGTACCGGGCGGCGGCCCACCCGACCACCCAGATCGTCGAGCACGCCCTGGCCGCCCTCGCCGCCGACGCGGCCGGCCTGCTCACCGGCCCCGACGCCGACCGCCTCACCGCATGCGGCTCCGCCCCCTGCAACCGGTACCTGCTCCGCCACGGCCGCCGCCACTGGTGCTCCACCCGCTGCGGCGACCGCGCCCGAGCGGCCCGCGCCTACGCCCGCCGCACGGGACGGACAGAGGACGACTGAGCGCCCGGGGGCCCGTGTGGCAGTCATGGTGCCGCCCACCGCGCGCTCGTATGGCGAGAGCCTGGGCGATCACCGGGCCGTTCGCCGGGCCGGCGTCGAGGACCGGCCGGCCTGCGCGGACGCTAGCAGTACGGCGGCTGGCTGGTGAGCGAGGCCGCCACCCGCATCCACACCCCGAACTGCCGGTACAGGTCCGGGAGTCGGCCGGTGGCGCGGGTCGTGCGGCTGTCGTCGGCCGTCACGCCCGGAATGCCGAGGAGGGTGGCGGCGACGGAGGCGGACTGCCAGCGGACGGTCAGCGTGGCCTCGGCCCCGGAGGCCGAGGGGCGGGGCGGGGCCGGGTCCAGGGCCGCCGCGACGGCCTCCTCGATGGCCTTCCACGCCTCCTCCTGCGGCCGCAGCTCGGCCGCGAACCGGTCATGGGCGTACTTCACCGGCACCGTGGCGACAGACGCGTCCCATGCCGTCATCTCCGCGCACGCCACGTCGTCACCCGTGAGGGCCACGACGGGCACCCCCAGGGCCGCCGCCGTGGCATGGGCGAGGCCGATCTCCCCGACCGGCCGACCGTCCAGCCACATGTCCTCGATCTCATGCCCCATGAAGCTGTGGCTGAGCACGCCCGGCGCACCGGCCCGGGAGTGATAGCCGACACACAGTGCGGCGTCGTACTCCCCGGTCAGACCCTCCAGCATGCCCATCTGCTTGGGCTTGCCACGCACCAGGCGGGCCGCGGGATGCAGCGCCTCGGGCAGCAGATTGCGCATCGGTCCGTGCGCGTCGTTGACGAGGATGTCGGCGGCGCCGGC
Above is a genomic segment from Streptomyces fodineus containing:
- a CDS encoding polyprenol monophosphomannose synthase is translated as MTVVSPKVVVVVPTYNERDNLPVLAGLLADLPVPNLHLLVVDDNSPDGTGAVADKLAAESPDAVGVLHRTAKDGLGRAYLAGMTRALDEGADVVVQMDADLSHPASAIPAMVDTLLTRDAAVVLGSRYVAGGSTATDWPWHRKALSAWANLYVNAILRLHVKDATAGFKAWRAGTLRAIDLPSIRSNGYSFQVEMNFRTVRQGLTILEVPIRFEERVQGTSKMSLGVQLESALTPWKLRFGGISN
- a CDS encoding helix-turn-helix transcriptional regulator — protein: MHSNDAQMLVLTVLADRPLHGYAINTAIEELTGRRLGPGSLYGALSRLEGRGLIQPADEAAETQERHRTMRITDAGRDQLRAELQQMARISAAGLRALGVNPA
- a CDS encoding EamA family transporter, yielding MNRSKARAATVLLTALAPASWGTTYVVTTRLLPPGHPMFAGLMRALPAGLLALAVTRVLPRGEWWWKAAVLGVLNIGAMPLLFVAAQRLPGGVAATLGAAQPLLAAGLGLLVLHDRPTLWRLTWGALGVLGVGLVVLGPRARLDTVGVLAGLGHAATMAAGVVLTKRWGRPAGVGPLALTGWQLTAGGLLLLPLTAAAEGVPPRIGAGAACGYLWLGSMAGLIAYTLWFRGIGRLPVAASAPLVLLSPLVATVIGIALGESLSLPQTLGFALALTALVAAQLGPTARKKKTLTKEETFDDAAHDDRRARGHRDGRRPGGRRGERAGAPGAGPVPEAAGE
- a CDS encoding LysR family transcriptional regulator — its product is MDLQQLRYVVAVADTLNFTRAAERCQVVQSALSHRIAALERELGVRLFARSSRRVELTGAGAAFLAGARECLAAADRAVADAAAATGVVRGRLAVGVIVTTAAVDVPELLQRYRARHPEVRVLLRSGRSDELAAAIRAGELDIAFLGLPEGERPAGLETVVLDHDEHVLVVPAGHRLAGACRVTLAEIAGETFVDFVAGTPARAQSDRAFAAAGLAREVAYEAGVVELITRLITRGLGIALLPSAFIRPLAAGDPGLALVPVVDGPRRLEYLAWSRFNPSPATRAMLDVLGVRQPSARS
- a CDS encoding ABC transporter ATP-binding protein, which codes for MEPSTPQAQTTPAICARELSKRYGRRQAVGGLSFTVGAGQICALLGPNGAGKTSTMRMLVGLSSPDTGSAGILGEPVGLGADVLRRVGVLIDGPAFVPHLTGRANLRLLWSATRRAWPPPALDDALDLAGLGDALDRKVKGYSMGMKQRLMLAQALMRQPDVLILDEPANGLDPGEVRALREYLGELARRGAAVLVSSHQLAEVQQLATHVVVMNHGRLIAAGPMDELLGAAGTYRLQVDDTEKGAAVLRALPGVASATTQRDEIVVNAPGVLSRDLVRALVTEGIGVTSVQQESKSLEEAFLTMTEGAGEHAAR
- a CDS encoding ABC transporter permease → MLRVELTTQLLRIRTLVVLACLAAVPVLSGFSYASEAGHRNGRQTGLFGASPYSALNHAMASLAFIEPLLLPIMVALPAAAIASSDREWGTLRYLYVAPVSRARLLAAKVGALAVVTAIATLCVLTAGLLAGVAIYGWHPFHIIGAPNLTGGETATRVLSATGYCLLCMLSIATIAFAMGLLLPRGIEALGAVVAFVIAASLFNGSHALPALQAVLPVHYWQDWTHLFDPSGTAHLGTGIVAQVATITLATCAAVLVLVRRDPAA
- a CDS encoding SPFH domain-containing protein — translated: MFGYRVPAPDEAMLISGGRRGLGGAPFRVVTGHGKFVLPVFRKVRFLTLSMCEAEVTETCVTKQGISLHVRAVIAFKVGNDHESIINAGQRFLSDQEQMSVLTGRIFAGHLRAIIGSMTVEEIVTERQKLAAEVLDTSKTEMAKIGLIVDSLQIQSIDDGDTGYIDAMSAPHKAAIQRQAQIAQAQATQAAVEAEQAAARKQAEYARQTAVVKAEYSAEVDRAQAQAAQAGPLAQAHAQQEVLAAQTELAERQARLRQQQLVAEVVKPAEAEAERVRILAAAEAQRMKIQAEAAASYDRVALDRMLIDQLPQIVKEAAGGLSGANVNVLNGADGLGEIAAGLVSQGLTILDSVRQNLGGQDKDGQGNQGNKGDVNGLLQLRSGQSGKERRPDDGPVDVD
- a CDS encoding serine/threonine-protein kinase, encoding MSDLGRLVAGRYLLVERVGSGGMGTVWRAEDKLLGRHVAVKKLRIPPHLHDDEVHKLHERSRREARSAARITHPNVIVVHDVVDDEGLPCIVMEYIPSLTLSDVLKRDGALPPEEAARIGRAMAAALRAAHDAGVLHRDVKPANVLLGKDGRIVLTDFGIAMESGTSSLTKSGELIGSIRYLAPERLRSGNAGPGPAGDLWALGATLYQAVEGRHPFCRDTPIEIAYAIATEPYEPLRSAGDLAPVIEGLLVKEPDQRMDVHEVERRLADVTGTRTAPVDQPTRSDHSGDLVPAGRKGDGRRRRAVLRSLVAVALAACVAGGALWWLKGAGTHTPGAGASTPAPSTGPTLPPLPAGYHLAKEDSGYGFSVPVRDGWKSKAMPGGEVAYIDPSGLVGLRVNVVRFAGTDPLRHWRDDEEAQTRRDNPGYERVRMDATTFRGRPAGYWEFTFDGRARKYRAAELAFAGADGTQYTVYLSAPDTQWHTYRPVFDTAAAGIRLSDKA
- a CDS encoding NAD(P)-dependent oxidoreductase, with protein sequence MTIAVLGATGMVGGRVVGEASARGHRVLALSRKPPASENPGVTPVALDAADPAAVRETLSGSAADAVVLTVRTFPADQEFLVGATRTVLDAAARLGIRVLVVGGAGALRSPGDRELPVAENPVHVPDEYRAVALAGVAQLRACQARTDADWVYLSPPAVLEPGDRTGRYRRGTDTLLTDAAGRSWISAEDLAVAVLDELECPGRDRHITVVHQRPEGNQRPEGAFRGALR